The following nucleotide sequence is from Microbacterium imperiale.
GAGCGCCGGAGCACGTCCAGCATCGCGGCATCCGTGAACGCGACGACGGCGGTTCCGCACGAGTGTGGGGAACCGCCGTCGCCGGGAGGATGGGGAGGAGCCGTCAGCTGCGGGCGTACTCCGCGAACCGCGCGCGCACTTTGTTGACCTTGGGCACCGCGACGGCCAGGCAGTATCCCTGGCCGGGGTTCTTCGCGAAGAAGTCCTGGTGGTACTCCTCGGCCGGGTAGAACGTCTCGGCCCGCTCGATCGTCGTCACGACGCCGCCGCCCCAGAGCTCGTCAGCCCGGGCCCGGGCGGTCTCGAAGAGCTCCGCCTGCGCGTCGTCGAGCGGGAACATCGCCGAGCGGTACTGCGTGCCCACGTCGGCCCCCTGCCGGTTGAGCTGGCGCGGGTCGTGCATGGTGAAGAACGCGTCCAGGATGACGTCCGCGGGGATCACCTCCGGGTCGAACGTGACCGAGACCGCCTCGGCGTGGCCGGTCGCCCCGGTGCAGACCGCCTCATAGCTGGGGTGCGGGCTGTGGCCGCCGATGTAGCCGGACACGACCTCGGTGACCCCGTTGAGGGCGCGGTACGCCGCGTCGAGGCACCAGAAGCAGCCGCCGGCGAGGATGAAGGTGGTGGTCATGGAAAGCTCCGTTCTCCCGCTTTCGCGAGGTCTCACCATAGCCAACGCAGGAGCGTGCCGGGTGTTCCCGGCGATGTCGGAGGCCCGGCGTAGCGTCATCGACGAAAGGAGCAGCTCATGATCACTTCCGCGCCGACCACCCCTCGCCTTGTCCGCCTCGGAGCCGATCGCTGGCGAGTGCTCGACCGCGACGGCAGCGTTCGCGGTCTCGTCGAAGCGGTCGCGACGCCCGCAGGCACGCGCTTTCGCGCTTCCCGTTTCCACGCAGCCTCGCGCGCGTTCCGGTCCGTCGGCGACTTCTGGACGATCGGCGAGGCGTCCGAGACCCTCCGGCTGTCACGCTGACGCCCGATTGCATCGTCTCCCCACCGCGCCGTCACACGAGAGCGTCGACCGGCGGCGGCCCCGACGTCGTGACGCCGGCGGTCACCTGGCCCCACACCTCCGCGAGCACCTCGACAGCCCGTTCGAGGTCAGGGGGCGGCGCCGTGAAGGGGATGCGCAACCGGTTCTCATGCCCCCCTCCCACAGCGAACCGCGGGCCCGGACTGAGATAGACCCCCTCGGCCCGAGCGCCCAGAACCAGAGGCGCACTGAGCGGCGCCGGGAGCCCGACCCACAGGGACACTCCCCCGGCGACACGGGGCGCATGCCACTCCGGCACGGCGCGGCTCAGAGCAGCTCGCAGCGTGTCGTGACCCGTCGAGAGCAGCTCGCCGCGTTGCGGGAGGATCTCCGGCATCCGCGCCAGCAGCCGCGTGGCGACCGCCTGCTCGAACTCGGGCGTCCCGAGGTCGCGCGCCGGTCGACCGGCGTGCAACCGGCGGATGACCTCCGGCTGAGCGCGCACCCACCCGACGCGCAGCCCGCCCCACACGGTCTTGCCCAGCGACCCGAGTCGGATGACGTCCTCGTCGGCGAGGGTCAGCGGCATCCGTTCGTCGAAGTGCAGCTCGGCGGTCGTCTCGTCCACGACGATCGTGCAGCCCGACGCCGCGACGGCACGCACGGCACCCTGTTCCGCCTCGTCCATCGAGCGCCCGGTCGGGTTCTGGAACGTGGGCATCAGGTAGGCCATCGCGGGACGGGTGCGCCGTGCTGCTTCGCGCAGGCGGTCGACGTCCCACCCGTCGTCCGTCGTCACCGGCACCGCGACCAGGCGCGCCCCCGCCTCGCGCAGCGCTTCGGCGGCATGCGGGTAGGTCGGTGTCTCGATGAGGACGCGGTCGCCTCGGGCGAGCAGGACTTCGGCGACCAGATGAATCGCCGACTGCGCGCCCGCGGTGACGAGCACCTGCTCGACCGACGTGTGCAGACCGCGGACGGTGTAGCGGTCGGCGATGGCGGCGCGCAGCTGGCGGGAGCCCAGGGTGTCGTAACCGGTGCGTCCGACGAGGGTCGCCGCATCCGCCGCCGTTTCCGCGATGACGCCCGCGAGACCCGGCCAGGCGCTGGGACTCGCCTGCTGCAGGTCGACCGAGCCCGGCGCGGCGAAAACCGTGCCCTCGCCGCGGATCGGCTGAGCCGTCGTGACGCTGCCCGATCCGCGCACGCTGTCGATGTGCCCCGAGGCACGCAGGCTCGCGTAAGCGCTGGCGACCGTCGTACGGCTCACCCCGAGCGTCTCGGCGAGCACGCGCTCGGCAGGCAGCAGTGTCCGTGCCGCGATGCGGTTGTCGAGACACAGCAGACGGATGCCGTCGGCGAGAGCCTCGTACGCGGGCTCGCGTGTCCGCCAGCCGCCGAGCGCGACGTCGAGCGCGCGGGCCGAGATACGGGAGTGCATGCAGCCACCGTAATCGAATTGGCATCTTCCGTAGCGGCCAATCATCGGCTGGAATGAGATCGTGTTCACCCGTGTCGTCCAACTCCTCGTCGGCCTCGCTCTGTTCGGGGCCGGCTGCGCCGTCATGATCGAGGCCGGTATCGGCCTCGACCCGTGGACCGTCTTCGCCGAAGGCATCAGCAACCGCACGGGTCTCGGCATCGGGTGGGTGGTGAACCTCACCGGGTTCCTCGTGCTGCTCGCGTGGATCCCGCTGCGACAGCGTCCGGGCATCGGGACCGTGGCCAACATCCTGCTCGTCGGCACCGCGATCCAGCTGACACTGCCGCTGCTCTCCACGCCCGAGCCCTGGCTCCCACGCGTCGGGATGTTCCTCGCCGGAACCCTGCTCGTCGGGATCGCCTCGGGGATCTATCTCGGCGCACGCTGGGGAGCCGGGCCCCGCGACGGCCTCATGACCGGGCTGCACGAGCGCTTCGGTTGGCCCATCTGGGCCAGCCGGCTCGGCGTCGAGGCCACGGTGCTGCTGGTGGGGTGGCTGCTCGGCGGAACCGTGGGACTGGGTACCGTGCTGTTTGCGGTGCTCATCGGGCCGATCGTGCACGTGAGCGTCCCGCTGTTCGACCGGCGGCGCTCGTCACGCCGTGCGCGGACGCCCGACGAGCCTCCGGTCGAGAGCGACGCCCCCGCCGTCGGGCTCAGTGCTCCCGGAACGTAGGCCAGTCCGCGCCGGGCCCGAGGTGCGCGTGGAGAGCACTCTTTGCGATCTCCATCGTCGGGTACGCGCCGAGTTCGGCGTCGGCCCCCGCCATCGTCACGGTGTACCGCCCGTCGAGCCGACGGATCATTCCGACCACTCCGCGGCTGCCGTACGCGACCCAGAGTGCGGACGGACGTGTCTGCGTGTTCATCATCGAACCCCTTCCGACACCCGCAGGCTACTCCCCGCCTGCACCCCGCACCAGCGGTGGGGCTCACGCGCGGGCAGCTCCTCCCGACAGGGCGTCGATATGGTGCTCGAGCATCGCCTCGGCGACACCCGCCAGGTCGGCCGGGCGCGTGCTGAGAAGCTGCAGCGCCAGCCCGTCGAGCAGCGCATGCAACCGAGCCGCCTCGCGCGGCAGGTCGGCATCGGGCGACATGCCGCCGGTCCGCTTGAGCTCCTGCAGCGCCGAGACGCACACGGTGCGGACGGCATCGTGCAGTTCCGCGACGCTGTCGCCGAGGTCTCGGTCGGTCAGAGCGAGCATCGCGAGCTGCAGTTGTGCCGCGAGTTCGCGGCGGCGGGCGTCGTCGAGCGGAAGAAGCTCCGACAGCAGACGCAGCACCAGCGGTCGCCCCTCACCCCGCAGAGCTGCGATGCGCCCCGCGACGTCATCCCGGATGCGTCCGACGCAGAAGCGGCGCAGTGCCTCCTGCGTCGGGAACGCGCGGCGCAACGATGCGGTCGCGATGCCCGCCTCGTCCGCCACCTTGCGGACGGAGAGTGCCGCGAGACCGTCGGCGGCGAGCACGCGGATCGCAGCCTCACCGATCTGACGGTCTCGTTCGTCGTGGTCGATCAGCCGCGGCATCCCGTCATCCTCTCACCGCAGCCGGGGCTTTCTTCGGCCAGAGCGTGTAGCTGACGGCCCACAGGAGATCGATTCCGACGATTACGGCGAGCACGGGAAGGAACCCCTGCAGCTCAGCGGTTCGGGCCGGCGCGTCGACGACGAGGGTCAGGCCGACGATGATGCCCGCCGCGACCGCGGCCGCCACAAGCGTGCGGAGCACGTCCACCCAGCACTTGCGTGTGTAAGCCCACCCCATGAGGCGTGGCCGGGGCGACGCGCCGCGGAATCGCACGGCGAAGGCACGGTCGGCCCACGCGATCATGCGATGGCCGTAAGCGACAGAGATGCCGATGTAGAGCGCGGCGAGGCCGTGATGCCACGACGCGGTGCCGCCCCCGATGAGGTCGGCTGCGACGAGGATCAGGAGCACGACGTCGATCACCGGCGCGGCGACCAGCAGAGCGGCGCCCAGACGAGGCTTGCGCGCGACGTAGCGCGTGACCAGGCCGGCGATGATGGCGACCCAGAACCCCACCTCGCAGGCGATGATGGCCAGCAGAATCACGATGCTCCCCCGTCTCGTCGAACGTCAGACGACGACCGCATCCTTTTTAGCACACGCGTGTTACTACCGGCGGTGGGGCGCACAAGGAGTCCGTTGCACGGCGGCAGCGGTGGACGAATCGAGACGGCGCCCCCGACAGGATTCGAACCTGTGACCAACGGATTAGAAGGCCGCTGCTCTATCCACTGAGCTACGGAGGCCGGGCCCGCGCGGCGGACCGTCGCCTCCAGGCTACCCGCGCTCGGGTGTCGCACGCGGTCATTAGGATGGGCGGCATGGTGGGAACAGCCGAGAACGACCGTCTCGTATGGATCGATTGCGAGATGACGGGGCTGGACCTCCGCGTCGACGAGCTCGTCGAGGTCGCCGTCATCGTGACCGATTACGAGCTGCGGCCGCTGGATGATGGCTTCCAGCTGGTCATCGCACCCAGCGAAGCCGCTCGCGCGAACATGGGCGAGTTCGTCACCGCGATGCACGAGAGCTCGGGCCTGCTGCACGAGCTGGACAATGGCGTGCCCCTCGCCGAGGCCGAGGAGTCGGTTCTGGCCTACATCCAGCGCTTCGTGCCCGAGGGCAAAGCCGCTCTCGCCGGCAACACGATCGGCACCGACCGGATGTTCCTCGCGAAGTACATGCCGCGCGTGGACTCATGGCTGCACTACCGCAACGTCGATGTCTCGAGCATCAAGGAGCTGTCGCGCCGCTGGTTCCCCCGCGCCTACTTCCAGGCACCGGCCAAGGACGGCGGCCACCGCGCCCTCGCCGACATCCGGGAGTCGATTCGCGAGCTGGCGTATTACCGCGCCGCCGTGTTCGTGCCCGAGCCCGGACCCACCAGCGATCAGGCGCGCGCGACGGCAGAGGCCGTCGTGTCGTCGTACACCCCATCCGTGTAATACAATCGTCTGGTTGCCCGGTTTCCGGGAGACATGGTGGCTATAGCTCAGTTGGTAGAGCACCGCGTTGTGGTCGCGGGGGTCGCGGGTTCAAGTCCCGTTAGCCACCCCAAGAAGCACCCCGCTTCGGGAGTGAAGATGATCGAGATGGATGCCGCGGCATTCGAAGAACTCGTCACGGACGAGCTCGATCGCCTTCCCAACGACATGGTCGACGGCCTCGACAACGTCATCTTCGTCGTCGAGGATCGTCCCGAGGACGGGAGCCTCGATCTGCTCGGCCTGTACGACGGGTTCGCCCTCACCGAGCGCGACCGATACGGGCAAGGCGAGCTGCCCGACCGCATCATCGTGTACCGCGAACCCCATCTGCATACGTGCGACGACCTCGCCACCCTGCGGGATGAGATCCACACGACGCTCGTCCACGAGATCGCCCACTTCTACGGCATCGACGATGCCCGGCTGCATGAACTCGGGTGGGCGTGATGGGCATGGCCCTCCCCGATCTCGACGAGGAGCTGCGGCTCAGCGCCGCCCCCGACGTCCCGTGGCAGACCGTGGTGTGGAACGACCCGGTCAACCTGATGTCCTACGTCGTCCACGTCTTCCGCGTTTACTTCGGTTTCTCGCGCGAGCGGGCGAACGAGCTCATGCTCGCGGTGCACAACGACGGCCACGCCGTCGTCGCGGAAGGGCCGCGAGAAGCGATGGAGGCGCATGCCCGTGCGATGCACGGATACGGGCTGTGGGCGACGGTGCGGCGGGCGGCATCGTGACGGATTCGGTGACGTTCATGCTGCCCGATGCCGAAGCGCAGTACCTTCGCGAGCTGGTCGAGCAGTACCTCGAACTCGTGCGGTCGCCTGACGATGCCCGCGATCCGGCGATCCGGAGGCTCTCCCCCGATGCGTATCCCGACGAGGCCGATGCGTCCGCGGAGTTCCGGGCGTGGACCCGCGACGATCTGGCGGCGACACGCGCTGCCGACGCTGAGCGGGTGATCGAGGTGCTGCGGGAGCGCGAGCGGGCGGCAGAGCCGCGCCCCGAGCTGATCCTCGACGCGCCGTCTCAGACGGCGTGGCTGCGGACCCTCGCCGGCTTGCGCATCGTCCTCGCCGCGCGGATGGGAATCGTCGACGACGACAGCGTCGTGGCCGACGGCGATCCGCGCTACGACGTCTACGAGTGGCTCGGTTACCGCCAGGAGATGCTGCTGCAGTCGATGGCCGGCTGATCAGGCCACTTCGACGATGTGGGTCGCGAGGGCACGCGGATCGTGAGAAGCGATGTGATCGTCCTCCTGCCGCGCCCACCGCTCCCAGTGCGGCCGATAGGTGTCTCCGTCGCGCCGCAACGCTCGCTCCTGGCGCACGTCGTCGGGAGCATCGAGCCACACACGTACGGAGGCGAGGGCGGCAGACGCCGGGGTGAGTGCTCCGCTGCCCTCCAGGAGGAGGGCACGCTCCGGCGGACACGTGCGAACGTCGCCGTACCGCTCCGCGGCCCAGTCCCACCGCTGCCATGTCGCCGGCCGGCGCTCGCGACGGGGAGCCAGGACGCGCGCATAGGCATAAGCCGACCCGGCGGCGAGGCCATCCCATCCCGGGTACAGGTCGTCGAGGGCGACCGACTCGACCTCCAGACCGTCCGGCCAACGCGCGACCAATGCCCGCGCGAACGTCGTCTTGCCCGCGCCGCTGCGTCCGTCGACGATCAGCACCATCCCGGGAACGACCGTGTCGAGGATCGCCGTGACGGCGTCCTCGACCGCGCGCGGGACCGGGTTACTTCTTGAGAGCGCGGATGACACGACTGAGCGTGCGCCCGACGACCCAGACGAACGGGATCGCGACCGCGACGAGCGAGACGAGATTCGGCTCGAACCGCAGGTCGTCGCCCTTCCGGACGTAGGCGCCGACGGGGATCGCGTAGCCGCCGCCCCCGCCACCGCTGTTGCCCTCGCCGTCCTCGCCGGCGCCGAAACCGCTCCAGCTCAGTGCCACGGGGATCAGGCGGATCCCGTCGACGTCCTGCTGCTCACCGTAGACGCTGGTGACGCCGAGGTTGGCGGTCTGCTTGCCGAGTTCGAGTGCGAGGTTGGGCATGATCCCACCGTACCCGCCGCGCGCGTCGCGGTACAGGCGTCACCGCTCATGGTCGACGCGCGGGTTCGTCGGCATGGCTCCGACATCGCGGCGCGGACCGAGCACGCTCGCTCGGGTCACGGCGCCGCGACCGAACCGCGCGCGTGCGTCGTCGAGCGCGTCGTCGACGCGTCGCCATTCCGCGTCGTCGTCCCACAGCGTCAGGCCGCCGGTGCCATCGGGTCGCAGCTTCTCGGCGCGTACCCCGATGAGACGGACCGGCTGCGACAGCTCGACGCTCTCGAGCAGGTCGATCGCGGCCGATCCGATCCGCTGACCGACATTGGTCGGCAGCGGCAGGGTCTGCGACCGGCTGTAGGTCGAGAAGTCGGTGAGGCGCACCTTGATCGACACCGTCGCCGCCTCCCACCCACCGGCGCGGAGGCGAGCACCGACGCGGTCGGCGAGGCGGCGCAGCTCGGATCGCAGAACCGTGGTGTCCACGACATCATGCGAGAACGTCTCTTCGTGCGAGATGCTCTTCTCCACGCGCTCCGTCTGCACTTCACGTGCGTCGTGCCCGCGGGACAGGTGCCACACGCGCTCTCCCATCGCCGGTCCCAGCGCCCGGTCGAGGACGGACCGCGGCGTGTCCCACACGTCGGCGACGGTGCGGATGCCGCGGGTGAGCAGCGCCTCGGTCGCTTTCGGCCCGACTCCCCACAGCGCGCCCACCGGCCGCGCCCCGAGGAAGCGGAGCGTGTCAGCCTCGGCGACGACCAGCAGCCCATCGGGTTTCGAGATGGTGGAGGCCATCTTCGCCACGTGTTTGGTCGCGGCGACGCCGACGCTGCACGTGAGACCGGTCTCGTCCAGCACCCGGGACCGGATCAGCTGGGCGATCTCGCGCGGGCTCCCCCACAGCCGTCGGGCGCCGCTCACGTCCAGGAACGCCTCATCGATCGACAGTGGCTCGACGAGCGGCGTGACGGACCGGAAGACGTCCATGACGCGTCGCGAGAGCTCGGCGTAGCGCTCGAACGTCGTCGGCACCACGATGGCCTGCGGGCACAGCTGCAGGGCTCGGGCGACCGGCATCGCCGACCGGACGCCGAACCGGCGCGCCTCGTACGAGGCGCTCGAGACGACACCGCGGCGCTCGACCCCGCCGACGATGATGGGCTTGCCGGCCAGCGACGGATCGTCGAGCACGGCCACCGCCGCGTAGAACGCGTCCATGTCGACGTGCAGGATGCGAGTGCCGGTGTCGTCGGCATCCGGCGCGGAAACCAGCCGCCCCGATCCGTCGCC
It contains:
- a CDS encoding DNA polymerase IV, with the protein product MGRGDGSGRLVSAPDADDTGTRILHVDMDAFYAAVAVLDDPSLAGKPIIVGGVERRGVVSSASYEARRFGVRSAMPVARALQLCPQAIVVPTTFERYAELSRRVMDVFRSVTPLVEPLSIDEAFLDVSGARRLWGSPREIAQLIRSRVLDETGLTCSVGVAATKHVAKMASTISKPDGLLVVAEADTLRFLGARPVGALWGVGPKATEALLTRGIRTVADVWDTPRSVLDRALGPAMGERVWHLSRGHDAREVQTERVEKSISHEETFSHDVVDTTVLRSELRRLADRVGARLRAGGWEAATVSIKVRLTDFSTYSRSQTLPLPTNVGQRIGSAAIDLLESVELSQPVRLIGVRAEKLRPDGTGGLTLWDDDAEWRRVDDALDDARARFGRGAVTRASVLGPRRDVGAMPTNPRVDHER
- the clpS gene encoding ATP-dependent Clp protease adapter ClpS; this translates as MGMALPDLDEELRLSAAPDVPWQTVVWNDPVNLMSYVVHVFRVYFGFSRERANELMLAVHNDGHAVVAEGPREAMEAHARAMHGYGLWATVRRAAS
- a CDS encoding metallopeptidase family protein, which produces MIEMDAAAFEELVTDELDRLPNDMVDGLDNVIFVVEDRPEDGSLDLLGLYDGFALTERDRYGQGELPDRIIVYREPHLHTCDDLATLRDEIHTTLVHEIAHFYGIDDARLHELGWA
- a CDS encoding DUF2017 family protein, whose translation is MGDGAAGGIVTDSVTFMLPDAEAQYLRELVEQYLELVRSPDDARDPAIRRLSPDAYPDEADASAEFRAWTRDDLAATRAADAERVIEVLRERERAAEPRPELILDAPSQTAWLRTLAGLRIVLAARMGIVDDDSVVADGDPRYDVYEWLGYRQEMLLQSMAG
- a CDS encoding TetR/AcrR family transcriptional regulator: MPRLIDHDERDRQIGEAAIRVLAADGLAALSVRKVADEAGIATASLRRAFPTQEALRRFCVGRIRDDVAGRIAALRGEGRPLVLRLLSELLPLDDARRRELAAQLQLAMLALTDRDLGDSVAELHDAVRTVCVSALQELKRTGGMSPDADLPREAARLHALLDGLALQLLSTRPADLAGVAEAMLEHHIDALSGGAARA
- the yczR gene encoding MocR-like transcription factor YczR — translated: MHSRISARALDVALGGWRTREPAYEALADGIRLLCLDNRIAARTLLPAERVLAETLGVSRTTVASAYASLRASGHIDSVRGSGSVTTAQPIRGEGTVFAAPGSVDLQQASPSAWPGLAGVIAETAADAATLVGRTGYDTLGSRQLRAAIADRYTVRGLHTSVEQVLVTAGAQSAIHLVAEVLLARGDRVLIETPTYPHAAEALREAGARLVAVPVTTDDGWDVDRLREAARRTRPAMAYLMPTFQNPTGRSMDEAEQGAVRAVAASGCTIVVDETTAELHFDERMPLTLADEDVIRLGSLGKTVWGGLRVGWVRAQPEVIRRLHAGRPARDLGTPEFEQAVATRLLARMPEILPQRGELLSTGHDTLRAALSRAVPEWHAPRVAGGVSLWVGLPAPLSAPLVLGARAEGVYLSPGPRFAVGGGHENRLRIPFTAPPPDLERAVEVLAEVWGQVTAGVTTSGPPPVDALV
- the orn gene encoding oligoribonuclease; the protein is MVGTAENDRLVWIDCEMTGLDLRVDELVEVAVIVTDYELRPLDDGFQLVIAPSEAARANMGEFVTAMHESSGLLHELDNGVPLAEAEESVLAYIQRFVPEGKAALAGNTIGTDRMFLAKYMPRVDSWLHYRNVDVSSIKELSRRWFPRAYFQAPAKDGGHRALADIRESIRELAYYRAAVFVPEPGPTSDQARATAEAVVSSYTPSV
- a CDS encoding methyltransferase, whose product is MNTQTRPSALWVAYGSRGVVGMIRRLDGRYTVTMAGADAELGAYPTMEIAKSALHAHLGPGADWPTFREH
- the msrA gene encoding peptide-methionine (S)-S-oxide reductase MsrA, which translates into the protein MTTTFILAGGCFWCLDAAYRALNGVTEVVSGYIGGHSPHPSYEAVCTGATGHAEAVSVTFDPEVIPADVILDAFFTMHDPRQLNRQGADVGTQYRSAMFPLDDAQAELFETARARADELWGGGVVTTIERAETFYPAEEYHQDFFAKNPGQGYCLAVAVPKVNKVRARFAEYARS
- the yczE gene encoding membrane protein YczE, whose protein sequence is MFTRVVQLLVGLALFGAGCAVMIEAGIGLDPWTVFAEGISNRTGLGIGWVVNLTGFLVLLAWIPLRQRPGIGTVANILLVGTAIQLTLPLLSTPEPWLPRVGMFLAGTLLVGIASGIYLGARWGAGPRDGLMTGLHERFGWPIWASRLGVEATVLLVGWLLGGTVGLGTVLFAVLIGPIVHVSVPLFDRRRSSRRARTPDEPPVESDAPAVGLSAPGT